In the genome of Streptomyces lydicus, the window CTGCGAACTCGCGGAGCAGATCCATGGAGCCATCGGAGGATTGATCGTCGGTGACCAGCAGCTCAAGGTCGCTGTGGGTCTGCGTCAGTACCGACCGGACCGCTGCGCTCAGGGTCGCCGCCGAGTTGTACACGGGCATCACGACAGACACCAGGGGCACAGCACTTCTCCTTGCCAGACCAGGAACGACAGTCCATTCAAACACCGCAATCGAGTAGGAGCTGCCATGCAGATAGTCGTCGCAGGTCAGGGCCAGGCCGAGAAGAGGATGTCGCGCTAACCGTGCCGCCGCCGAAGCTAACTTTCGATCGCCAGGCCAGGGCGTAGTTGCTGGCGGGGAAGGATTTCGACACTCTGGGGCGAGAGACGTTACGGCCACTCGCCGTACGGCCGGTTCAGCGACTGATGTAGCGAGCGACAAAAGCCCGTTCAACATCCGAGAGACGCCGCGGAGAACTGGAGTCCAGGTTATACGCGACGATCTTGGTGGTGGCTTCGACGTACAGCCGCTCGGAATCTCTGATCTCATAGGCGAGTTCAAAGGTGGCGGCGGAAGCCTTCGTGACCCAGACATGCACATCAACGGGTTCGGCGCTGTAGTGCAGTGGGGCGCGGTAGTCGATGGTGGTTCGGCTCACGACGAAGGCATTCTGACGGCGCTCTCCCTCGCTAGCGGCAACGACTTCCTGGAACATACGCGTGCGGGCTTCCTCCA includes:
- a CDS encoding acyl-CoA thioesterase, producing the protein MYQYTYACPLRWSDADAYGHVNNAQFLGYMEEARTRMFQEVVAASEGERRQNAFVVSRTTIDYRAPLHYSAEPVDVHVWVTKASAATFELAYEIRDSERLYVEATTKIVAYNLDSSSPRRLSDVERAFVARYISR